The stretch of DNA CTAATGATAAGACAGAGATTGGACACTGAAACTTACAACAGCGAGCATAGCCCATCTACAGTGGATGAGCTCTGATTCTTTGTATCTCTCAAGGTTCTCTGGAACCTCTCCTAGTCCAAGTGGGTCAAACCCAAAGTCACTGCACAATTTTGTACCCAATCAATAACTTATAAATATTGAAGCTTTTTTACGATTTCAATGATTTCTCTCTATAGATACACATCTAATACAGTGGGCAACAGAGGCAGCTATTGAAAAAAACATGGTTCCAAGTTCTGCAATAAACAGAGTAAAAAGGAGACAGAATCTATGAGATGCAATGTGTACCCAATAACCTAAAGATTAAAGCTTTAAACAGCCTCCAACGTTGCATCGAACAAATTCCAAACTTTTCTTTACACAAATCAAACATATTGAAAAACAGTGACAAAGCCAGATTCCAAAACAGAGtgagaaacagagtaaaaaggATTCGAATTTATAAAAATCGCGTACCCAGGAGCAGAACCGTCAAGGTAAGCTGGTCGTGGCTCGCCGGGCATCCAGTGAGCAGCCATTCTGATACGGCCAACATTCCCGGCGTTTGGGAGCGGGACTCCAGCGGAGACGAATTTAGActtggaagaagagagaagcgAAGGGTAGACGGCGGCGATGCCGCAGCTCATTAACGAGTTGGACGCCATCGTTACTCAATCACAGccgtttgtgtgtttgttttgccACCAAAAGGGAGAGAGGAAGATGTGGACGAGAAGAGGTGGTTTGGTGGAACTGTGAATGTGAGAGAGTGATCGTATAAGTAAGGTTTTGTATGATGCGGAATCTAAAATCAGATTACAATTGGCTAGACAGAGCTTGCGTGGCTTTCTCATTGGGCCACGTGTCTTCTCTATATCatgttcttctctttgattatCCCCATCTGCACTCTGTGGTTCAGATTAAGGCCCGAACGAGAGAGAATCTACGTCTATTACAATTTTGCCCTATCCTTACTCATCAGATAAGTCTCCCAGTTTTGGTCATCAGTCAACCTGACACCGGTTAGTAATCCGAACCAGTAAAACTTGGAAGACCTGTTTTAAGACCTCACCCCGACCGGTAACCCTGTCACCGGTTAGTAATCCGAACCAGTAAAACGTGGAGAAACGTTGGCTTCATCCAACACATGTAAGACTATAGATGATGATATAGCAAATAGCAAGTATGGTCCTGAAGACTTTTGAGCTTCCAAAGACAATGTGGAACTTAGAAGAATCTTGATGAGTGATGATGGACTGCAGTAACTTTTCCCGTTCGTCCTTtcttgtactatatatatatataagtaggAGATTTCCAACAACCATGGAACCAAAATTTTGCTTTTCTTGGTGAAGTACCACTTTCTCTAGCACGTGATCATGATTCACTTCCCTAATTTCTGCAATCTACACTGAAAGTGGAATGAATACGAAGATCTCATCCAGACCCATCTCCAAGGATGAACACAATCGCCTCAAGACTTTTAGAAAATTCTTTGTCAGAGACAAACACCAAAAGAGTAATACTCAGAAaggtatctatatatatttggaatctTCAGTTTGATATCTCGGTATCAGAAGGCTGCAACTTGCAACAACTACCTATGTGGCAGAGCATCTAATAACTTCACACatgcaaattcaagaaacaACACAACATTGCAAGCCAAACACATAACAAAAGGATCATTCATATCCAAAAGATTCAGAGTTCACAAACATTGTACTGTTCTATACCTACAAGAAACCATCATACAATATGTCTCTTCAATAAACTTCAGAGAGACATCAAAAAGAGACACATCAAGTACAAAAACCAAATCCAGGTATTTGAACACCAGATTCAATATCAAGAGCACATAGCTCTCTCAACAGCTTCCTGCAACTCTCCACTCTTAAACGCCTCAATAGTAATATCACAACCACCGAAAAACTCACCGCCGATGTAAAGCTGAGGAAACGTAGGCCAATTCGAATACTCTTTAAGCCCTTGCCTCAGCAACTCATTCTCTAAGATATTCACATCTTCAAAAGGAACGTTCAGATTCTTCAAGATCTGAACCACCGTGTTGGAGAACCCGCACATCGGGAAATCTTTGTTTCCTTTCATGAACAGTACCACTTTCTCCGAACTCACCAGTTTCTCCAACGTATCTTTGAGCTGCGGCGAAAGCGACGACGCCGAGCATcggaattttgttaatttgagCTTGAGATTCGAACCTGTGCCGTAGAACGATGGACCGCGGTTGTGTACGGCGAGTGTTGTTGCCGCCGTAGGTTTAAGAGAGAATCGGATGGATTGAGGCTTGTTGATAACGGAGGAGGAGACGACGGCGGTGGGAGTTATCAACGTCGGCGATTTAATAGATCGGAGagccattttttttcttggggaGATTTGGAATTTGGGTAAGTGAAAAGGGTAATGATGAGTTTGTGAGCCACACAAAACAGTTAGTGCGAAGGAGAATGGAATAAAATAAACCCTGTTGCCAAACGCCTCCACTAAGCTAGTCTAGTGCTTGTCATTATCTTTGGGATTTTAAAAACAACATAATAAAAGAGGACAAAGTTATAATCAAAACATGAAGGGAAAAAGTTTTATGAGAGTTGACGACAAAACCATAGGAGTTCATGGATCAATATAGACAATGAAACACGAGTTGGCATGCTGTTGAAGCTCTAGAAGAAAGTGCCAACTCCTTGATCATCTCAAATTTTGGAACTTCTCCTTCAAATGACGTGATTTTCATAGTCTTTAAGTGAACGGcatttttcaagatataaacTGCAAGATCTCTCTCTCCTGGTGTTCCCGAGTAGTCCGACCAGTTGAGAGTTTGTAGACTCAACAACATACATTCAGGGACAGTACTTGGTTGATTCCAGTTAACCATCGTATCATCATGACAGTGATTCTGCGATCAAATAGATGAATTAAAACTTTtaccatgttttatttttgataataagACTTTCACCATGTTGTGAGCATCAGGACAAGAAAGAAAGAGCCAAACGAACAAACTTACATCCATTTCATGAAGCTCTAGTACTTGTAAGTTAGAAGAATCATTGAGCAGTCGGACAAGCAGATTCGAAGAAAACTCCCCAAAACATATCTTCAGATGTTCAAGCTGGTTGAAGACAAAACCTTCATCATACATATCCTGCccataaatattgaaattattaacaaaagatGATTATACTGTAGATGAGTTGGTAAAATGGAAAATCATTACCTTTGAAGATATACATATTGAAAGACGCTTGACAGATGTGATTGATCCAATAAGACTCTTGATGTTATGTAAATCAAC from Camelina sativa cultivar DH55 chromosome 9, Cs, whole genome shotgun sequence encodes:
- the LOC104712098 gene encoding chlorophyll a-b binding protein 6, chloroplastic isoform X2 gives rise to the protein MASNSLMSCGIAAVYPSLLSSSKSKFVSAGVPLPNAGNVGRIRMAAHWMPGEPRPAYLDGSAPGDFGFDPLGLGEVPENLERYKESELIHCRWAMLAVPGILVPEALGYGNWVKAQEWAALPGGQATYLGNPVPWGTLPTILAIEFLAHLILLDTQKTPRSWRN
- the LOC104712099 gene encoding monothiol glutaredoxin-S14, chloroplastic; translated protein: MALRSIKSPTLITPTAVVSSSVINKPQSIRFSLKPTAATTLAVHNRGPSFYGTGSNLKLKLTKFRCSASSLSPQLKDTLEKLVSSEKVVLFMKGNKDFPMCGFSNTVVQILKNLNVPFEDVNILENELLRQGLKEYSNWPTFPQLYIGGEFFGGCDITIEAFKSGELQEAVERAMCS